In the Acidiferrobacteraceae bacterium genome, one interval contains:
- a CDS encoding DsrE family protein, translating to MKKIAKYGAVVGILAFLSFPMFAQAGEHDRHGNNECPVGLVSGLTLDQEFGPGSSTITHCVKVRHHLQVAVEINRKCRGDMGPAPDRVCSGSGPDALGNMENMIKDYEITSGMKRGHDYEMIAIVHGSGGFLLLKGNEYEDRVKNLMDEGVKFYFCQNTARGFIRGGILPLGDATEQLIDGVEYVTAGFTALADKEQLGWSVVTP from the coding sequence ATGAAAAAGATTGCCAAGTATGGAGCTGTCGTCGGTATTCTCGCTTTTCTCTCGTTCCCAATGTTTGCGCAGGCAGGCGAACACGATCGCCACGGTAATAATGAATGTCCAGTCGGTCTGGTAAGCGGGCTCACGCTGGACCAGGAGTTCGGGCCAGGTTCGAGCACTATTACCCATTGCGTCAAGGTTCGGCATCATCTGCAAGTGGCAGTGGAGATCAATCGCAAGTGCCGCGGCGACATGGGTCCAGCTCCAGACCGCGTATGCAGCGGAAGTGGGCCGGATGCATTGGGAAATATGGAAAACATGATAAAGGACTATGAGATCACCAGCGGAATGAAGCGAGGTCATGACTACGAGATGATCGCCATCGTTCACGGGTCCGGAGGATTCCTGCTTCTGAAAGGAAATGAATACGAGGACCGGGTGAAAAACCTGATGGATGAAGGCGTGAAATTCTACTTCTGTCAGAACACCGCCCGCGGTTTCATCCGTGGTGGGATCCTTCCGCTGGGCGATGCGACGGAGCAGCTAATCGATGGCGTCGAATACGTGACGGCCGGCTTCACCGCCCTCGCGGATAAGGAGCAATTGGGCTGGAGCGTTGTGACGCCATAA